One window of the Anaeromyxobacter dehalogenans 2CP-C genome contains the following:
- a CDS encoding ABC transporter substrate-binding protein: MAGDRGSSRWSRRQFVKAAGVGALAAAGLPRRARAQGGKTLKIIQWSHFVPGYDKWFDGTFCKQWGEKHGTRVIVDHISIPEINARAAAEVSAQKGHDLFMFLSPPAAYEKQVIDHSEIYQQVEKRWGKVNDLGHKSTFNPKTKKYFAFSDSYVPDPGNYRQDLWSQVGFPHGPDTWEDLRKGAAAIKQKIGNPCGVGLSQELDTNMATRALLWSFGGSVQDAEGRVVINSPQTIQALEFMRALQKEAQTGEVFTWDPSSNNRGILAGKLSFVLNAISVTRTAEKENPEMSKKIQIVPALKGPVRRMAAEHVMDCYVIWKFAENKDGAKQFLADYMDAFGEAFKASEFYNFPCFPKTVPDLAKQVSNDPKGVPPDKYKVLAGVTEWATNVGYPGYATAAIDEVFNTFVLPTMFAKVARDELSARDAVKAAEVEVKRIFDKWK, encoded by the coding sequence CAGGGCGGCAAGACGCTCAAGATCATCCAGTGGAGCCACTTCGTCCCGGGCTACGACAAGTGGTTCGACGGGACGTTCTGCAAGCAGTGGGGCGAGAAGCACGGCACCCGGGTGATCGTGGACCACATCTCCATCCCCGAGATCAACGCGCGCGCCGCCGCCGAGGTCTCCGCGCAGAAGGGCCACGACCTGTTCATGTTCCTCTCGCCGCCCGCGGCGTACGAGAAGCAGGTCATCGACCACTCCGAGATCTACCAGCAGGTGGAGAAGCGCTGGGGCAAGGTGAACGACCTCGGGCACAAGTCCACCTTCAACCCGAAGACCAAGAAGTACTTCGCGTTCTCCGACAGCTACGTGCCGGACCCGGGGAACTACCGGCAGGACCTCTGGTCCCAGGTCGGGTTCCCGCACGGCCCCGACACCTGGGAGGACCTGCGCAAGGGCGCGGCCGCGATCAAGCAGAAGATCGGCAACCCGTGCGGCGTGGGGCTCTCGCAGGAGCTCGACACGAACATGGCCACGCGCGCGCTGCTCTGGTCCTTCGGCGGCTCCGTGCAGGACGCCGAGGGCCGGGTGGTCATCAACTCGCCCCAGACCATCCAGGCGCTCGAGTTCATGCGCGCGCTGCAGAAGGAGGCGCAGACCGGGGAGGTGTTCACCTGGGATCCGTCCTCGAACAACCGCGGCATCCTGGCCGGCAAGCTCTCCTTCGTGCTGAACGCGATCTCGGTCACGCGCACCGCCGAGAAGGAGAACCCGGAGATGTCGAAGAAGATCCAGATCGTGCCCGCGCTGAAGGGACCGGTGCGCCGGATGGCGGCCGAGCACGTGATGGACTGCTACGTGATCTGGAAGTTCGCCGAGAACAAGGACGGCGCGAAGCAGTTCCTGGCCGACTACATGGACGCGTTCGGCGAGGCGTTCAAGGCGAGCGAGTTCTACAACTTCCCCTGCTTCCCGAAGACCGTGCCGGACCTCGCGAAGCAGGTGTCGAACGACCCCAAGGGCGTGCCGCCCGACAAGTACAAGGTGCTCGCGGGCGTCACCGAGTGGGCCACCAATGTCGGCTACCCCGGCTACGCCACCGCCGCCATCGACGAGGTGTTCAACACCTTCGTCCTCCCGACGATGTTCGCGAAGGTGGCGCGCGACGAGCTGTCGGCGCGCGACGCGGTGAAGGCGGCCGAGGTCGAGGTGAAGCGCATCTTCGACAAGTGGAAGTAG